cAAAAGGATTTACCATATGAAAAGCGTATAACTGCGAAGAAATggcgctttttttcttttctcctcaacaatttatatttatttcatacATTATATGTGAGTTGCTGTTTTTGCTATGTTTCTTTTGTTCGTCAattctctttcctttttttttttttataaggaGAGAAAGGACAAAAGATAAAACCacgtaaaatatattatctaTAAGGGCATATGCTggtaatatatgtacacaggTAAGAATATAATCCGCTTGTGCATTCTTActgtatgcatataatactattacttaaaaaaaaaggggtaaaaatgggccggcaaaaatgggaaggttAAATTCCTCACTTTTACGAACCGTagaaaagtacaaaattgcTGAATTACACatggaaaaataagtaaCGTAAAAGTGAAATTattggcataaaaaaaagtgcttccaaaaaaaaataactgcatAGAATGGTGCgcttatatgtgtatatgtacacacatgtcCGCacatacttatatatatatgcctatATATAGGCATATACGCACGCACTGACAAAATAaacttcttccctttcgtcAACTGATGTGTTTCCTCCTCCACTTGCACACAcattcttcatattttgtcaaaaaaaaaaatatatatgtacataagcTTACAAAGGATGCAAAAGACTTGCTTCCCTGTACTCCTTATTCCTCTTTGCTACTCCTTTCACTTGATAAAAACGGAGAAAAACGTAATTTCCCTTCATGTGCGTGATGCTCTTCTCCTCTGTGTGCAGTGCCGCGTTGACCCATGCAACTGATACGTGCGAACGCAAAACAGTTCGACGCGCGTGCATATTTTCACCACAGTTGTTGCAGCACAACTTGGTATATATGCGAAGTACTGATGcattgtatatatacacaacACATATGCATTGTACATACTATTGAACaagaaaaacatttaaactgaaaaaataacttgAGTAATGTCTCTTTGTTTTCTACTAAACTTTAACCAAACAAGTTGGTGCTTCTCTCTATGCTATTTTGTACAGGGGTACGGATAAGCTGACTTTTTAACAATATGCTATTATATTACAACCTTTTTAGGGaaacaattttgtgcaatACTTCGGCATGCAAATAATTGCATAAACATCATTTATCATCGGAACACCGCTCTTCAATCGATGACGTGGCTTGCATtttgtgggaaaaaaaaaattggctagATAAGCTGGTGtgcttttttctccaaatcgGTAACGACCTTCAACCTCAAATATATGCAGATGGTGCATACATTATTGgggtatgaaaaaaaaaaaaaagaatggcGTTTGGCATGCTCGGatcctttgttttttgtcGATCAGTGGGTTTTTACGAATTATGTGTTCCTCTTCATGCAACGTTATAATACACTACTGGCTTAATCCATGTTCCTCTCTCCTCTGCTTCATTTCTGCAACCTCCTTTACAATCCCAATTTCAACTATGCAGGTGGAGTCCATCCCGCTTTACCATATTGTGTGCAAATCGGGGGATGACCCGCTCAGGTTGTTACGTACGCATGGCGCTACTGCAACGTCGTACAAATTTACACGAATAACTACCTTTGCTAAGTGCTATGTGGTGCATCCCGCACTGGGGGTAGGGGGGGTagagtatatataataataaggGCGACTTTTGCCCAGTTTGgcgaacatatatattttcccgCCGCCCCTGCCGCCCCCTCTCCATTTAGGAAAATTCTAAAGCTGATATACCGCGAATTCTCCCCAATTTGCAGAGGAACGCGGCTAAATTTTCGCGTCATATCCTTCCGCTATCAACTCCTTCTTGTTTAGGGGCACGCTGGACTGGTGCTGCGTCAAGAGAGCCTGTTGAATAACCTGCCCCTTCCACTCTGGCCAAGCCGAGCCAGAAGTCTTGGGATCCTTCTTTCCGTTCTTTGATCCATCCATGGAGGCTAAAAAATCAGCTTGTATTCCCATAACGTCATCTcttaattgtaaatttttcttattctcGTCAATCGGTTTGTACTGCGGTAGCGATTTTCTCCTGTTATTGTCGAAATATTTGTTTGTAactacttcttttttccgttcGTTGGAAGATAACTGcctctttacttttttcttgtcaTACGAATCAGAGTCCATATCCGAGTCGCTATCCTCCTCTGATTCGCTGTCCTCACTGGACGTAGAATACGTCGAAGAATCGGAGGAGTTGGACGTAGACGAATCGGACGAATTGGACGACGAGGATAGATACCTATTTGTTCTCCTCttatcaaaatggagattattactattattattgttgttACCCAAACTGTTGGTGCTATTGAGATAATTCTtgttgtttatatttttcatggGCATTTTTCCCTTGGGGATAGTACAAGCGCCAATTTGATCTGATGGAATGAGAGAGGCTTTATACTGCTCCAAATTTATTCTACCCATATGGTTAATGTAAAGAAATattcttttctgtttttctatTGACAACAAATCTGTgtcaaatgtgaaaaatctATCGAACATGTGATTCTCCGCCAGTATGCCTAAATCGTCTTGTATAATTTCTAATGCTGCCCTTCTTTGATTTGGTGCTAATCTTCTTAAATtcttaaaaagtaaattcaCTTGGTAGTTATTTAACCCTTTATCATTCGCTCCAATCTTTTGAATACCTGGTGGTTCTGGTATCGTTCCCATGCTGGGCGGCTCAAATTCTATGCTATTATTATTGCTATTCATGTGGATATTACCACTTCTACTGTTATTATTTCCTACACCGTAGCagttatcctttttgttatttacaaatttgtCTCTTGCATTCTTTGATGACATGCTAGACatttgtttattcattttgttaaaccGATTGTCACCTGCCGCGGCTGATCCCTTTCGATTTGGCGCTCCATACATGTGATTCGACGGGTCCATATTGTGGTAGGCCGCATGATTCCCTGCTCCCACCCCTCCAGGCATTCCCAtcatgtttttcttcctagcTGTGTAGGCATTACTAGCACTGTTATTTCTATTGTATCTTTTGTTGCTATGGTACTCATCAGAGCTTATTTCCTCACTGGAACTTCCAGTGTAGcaactactactactactgtGATTAAGATTCTCATCATACTCATATTTCTCTGCcaatatttcattatatttattcatatcTAGATACACAGAATTGGAACCTTTTGTACATTCGTTGaggatatttttcatttctgtgtGTTGTTTGACTAACTTATCGAATTCTTTGGCTAGCTTGTAGGCATCATTCCAAACGCAGTTTTTCACCTTATGATACGTGAaggcattaaaaaatatttgtctTACATCTTGTTGCCATTCAAATGGATTATTGTACTTGTTCGTTAGTAGCTTATTTTCTATCGTTTCAAAATCCATGGGGTTTTTAAtaacattaaaataatttggtATTCCATCCAGTTCTGGGTTTACTGGTTTTAAGAACCAGCAacatatttctttcttcttcaatttgtgTAATATTTTGAAGCACCAATTTTTCCAAGGGTTACCACTCTTGTAGGTTCTTTTCTTGTACGTTCTTTTGTGTTGTTCATATTCGTCAACCGTGTCATCTTCCAGTATACTACTGTTGCTACTTCGTTGCCTCTTTTTTAGCGCTTCCTTTCCTCCTGCCACGGTCGCTGCTGCACCTGTCGCTCCGTGCTTATAATTACTGTGTTGCATGGCCGCATTATTTTTACTACTGCTACTTCCAACCGATTTGGACGATTTTCCCTTTCCGACGCTGGGAAATGCTCCATAGGCACTTTTATTCACACTACCGCTATCCATTTCTCCTTTACTGATAGATCCTTTTTTGACCATACTGTTATTTCTCCCTTGTGCGATTTTATCGTTTTCACTCATTTTGGTGTTAACGGCCGAACCGCTGCTGCTGCCCACTTTGTTGCTATACGCCCCTCCTCCTCTATACGCGGATGAACCTAAGGCAGCCGTGCCATTGGTAACGTGATTATTACTGATATTACCGTACTTGTTATCATCATCGTTCAGGGAGCTCTTATTATCATCCTCGTAATTGTTGTATGCCGCTCCCCTTCTCCGGGTAATTTCCCTTTGCGTGTCGTTATTATCCTTCGTAGTAGTGCTACTCGTCTCATCTTTGGAATAGTATCGATCAAAGGACTTCTTCGATTTTCTCTTACCCGCATCGTATATATTGTTTGACAAGGAACAACGTAGATTcttaatttcatttaaatgtCTCTTCGATATGGCGCTGTAGGTGTTTCTCTTTTCGCTCTTGGTCTTTTCTGAtggaatttcaaaaaatcgAAACCCCAACAGGTTAACTGTGTTTGATATATAATTGAATTCTTCATCCGTTAGGTAGAGAATGCCTCTTTCGAAGCTCCTCACGTcgtctacatttttgaagaacGCATTTTTGTAGTTCCCATTTGGTGCACTCTTTTTATCACTATTCAATTGGGCATCTTCCGTGGTGAGGATTATCCCTGTATTGTTCATGCCATTGCTAGCAATATCGTTACCGATATGGCCATTCTTCGACGCGTTGGTGCCTCCATTCTGTTCATCCACCACGTTATTATGAATGCCGTTAGCTTGGGCCTTATCATTATTCAAAGAGTCATTATTTCCACTATCGTTCGTACCTTCGATCGTAACTCCCATGTTCCCACTGTGGTTGTTTTCATTGCTCTCATTGCAATTATCATTATCGTCATCGTTCAGGAAATTCATATCATTTCCATTATCGTCAATTGTATTTTCATTGGACAGTGAACTGTagttattcatatttttattagcgatatgcacatttttcaaCCCTATATGGTCATTATGATTTTCATTCTCTGAATCGACTAGATTATTTGCACTGTTAAAATGGTTTTCGCTTATGATAGCATTGTTAATATTGTCAGCACTTCCAATATGGCCAAGATTATTGCTAATGTGGTTAATGCTGTCTATATTACTACTAACAATGTTGTTATCATTCGAAACATTACTCATTTCGTCATTatttgtattcatttttattccagTTGCTACACCACTAAATGTATGCCACGTGTGCCACGATCCTCTGCTGCCTACGTGTCATTTAGCGATTGACTTCTTCTATTAGCTCTCCTTTTCGATCAGCAAGTTGCAATTGGTTGCAATTGACAGCAATTGATTGCTACTTTGCTTTTGCTATTGCGTTGCTACAATGGAATAGGTGAGCGTCCTGATAGTGAcatggtatatatatatatacatacatatgtctatatatacacatCTCACCATATGAACGTCGCAACTATGCTACTGCGGCTATCTCTATAGTTGGACCGAGAACGCCGCTGTCACTAACTACTCCGTGTGGGCGCGCCAGAGGTAGCATTATTAGTACATATGTCCAGAAGCACTATATTTTTCAGATTCAAAAATGCTTTTCACGTTCAGGATTTCGTTATAGTTAATTTCACTTTTGTTATTCACGTTTGTCGCTTTGCCTTATTCGCTTTGTATACAGATTTAATATCATTGTTTCCAGGGTGGAAGTGTATAGCATGATCTGGGATAGATTCTTTTTTGCTATGCTACCACACTGTGTTGTGTTTGGTTCTTTCGCCAAACTTGCTGCCACTACTGCTACGCGCTGCCAACCAGTATACGTACAACacgttatatatatatgtgagtAGAATAATTTACGCTATGTGATGCAATGTAGATATCGTTcttaacgtttttttttttttcatacaccTCACGTGCAGTAATGTGGTTGTTGTTGTTACTTAATTTTCgctacttccttttttttttaacttttataCTATATCACACTTATgtattgttcattttttaacttagATAAATTTGGCAAATATTGAATGCGCAGTTAAAAAACTGTATATAACATGTTATAATAACACTTgtacatttcattttttgccgATATCAGTGCTTGTGCCACACGTATGATCTTCTATCggcgaaaaatgaaaataatttcgagTTATTATAAGATGGTATATGGGCACACGCAAcgtaataaaaaaggtaaaaatatgtacgtaAAAAAGTGCAGGTATTGGGTATATTCACAAAAGTACATGTATTAGTGGATGTACCGAAATATGTATGAGCGCACGTAAGCGTATGTTATCTACACCATCCGCTTACTCATAAATGTAATGGTACGCAGGTGGGCAAACACTCCTCTACATGCATACTACTAACTCATAcagcttttttaattctgttgcactttttttttatattcacgTAAATTTCATTCGCTCCGCCTACGCGCAGTGAACGGGTATGGTCAAAATGTTCTAATTTGCTTTCTGCCTCGCTAAAGGCACGGTTTCATGCACGTATATTTACTGATATATAAGTACACGTATTTTGCTCACGTCACagtgtacgtatatataagTCGGTATACATGCTTATATATGCAGTACCAAggtgcatataatataatatgccGGTACGTACAAGGTATATATAAACACGCGCATATACTTGTACATGTACGACGAGCACATATATTTGCATATACAATCATGCATAGTGTTATATaagatatatattatatgcaaaagcagccatatatatatatgtacataaaaatatatatatcgcGTATTTTTCACAATATAATATTGCAAAGGCGCTCCGCCGTAGAAAATACATACAACATGGGCCTTTCTCTCATACATACNNNNNNNNNNNNNNNNNNNNNNNNNNNNNNNNNNNNNNNNNNNNNNNNNNNNNNNNNNNNNNNNNNNNNNNNNNNNNNNNNNNNNNNNNNNNNNNNNNNNNNNNNNNNNNNNNNNNNNNNNNNNNNNNNNNNNNNNNNNNNNNNNNNNNNNNNNNNNNNNNNNNNNNNNNNNNNNNNNNNNNNNNNNNNNNNNNNNNNNNNNNNNNNNNNNNNNNNNNNNNNNNNNNNNNNNNNNNNNNNttttaatttcattttttttttgtttaattttttttcaattttggaatattttcttctctaaaacggttttttttttttttttttttttttcacatatacgcatatatgtaGTAATATGCACGCAAATAAATAGTATGCATTTCGCGATATGTATTTCTTACTATAAGTATTCCAAATATGGATTTCGTAAAtaagtatattattattgcgtatatattatatgtaatatatatatcttctcttcttccttttttttttttttaattttaaaaaaaagaaaaaaaaagtgcctaacatgcaatttaaaaaataaaatttatagcaattttttttttttatgctatacttgtatatatgtacaatatataaaatattacataaacCATTgtaacgatttttttttttttttttgggcttTTTATGAGGTCTAATATCAATTGTATGCTTTTGCGCAGGCAGGGttatttatacatttgaCAATGCAGAACGTTATAGCAGCAAGTGGCATAAAAGggcacataaatataaatggtCATTTGGTCAATACAGTCACAAtgacgcatatatatatatatatataatattatatatattttagtaCATTTGCAGTGTACTTTTACGTGCATCATTTAGCACTAGGGGACAACAAATTCcgtgatttttttatccatgtacgaataaatatataattgcgCCTTTTTGCCTTTTGCTACACGTATAAAATATGGGCCATATGATGAGAAAAGAGTTCATGTAATATATAATGGTGCCCTTTTTGTACTTTCTGTGCTCTTTTACCCATGGGGATGGGGGGccaataaattaatttaatttttgctaTAACGAACGGTGGACGCAGCAAAGATGATATGAAATgaacaatttctttttgtttttttttttttttttaattttttttttttttgttgttccctcttttcaaatttaaaaaaatggtaaatgGTTACGCGAATGAATTATTATTCCGAACTTGGGCAAGTGGAGTGGAGTGGAGTCCATTCTTCCATTGAAAATGGCGAGTCCTCGAAATGGCCACACGCGTCAGCGTTTatgcgtacatatatgttaGTACTTTAGTACGCACAAACACTCGTGCCTGCAAtgagcccttttttttaagattacGATGTTGGGCGGCAAAGTGGAAGCTGTGAATGCGTAGGTATTGAGACgatttaaaataatactCAATGGAAGTGCTCAACGACAGCGCGCAGAGAGTAGTGGCAGCTTATTATGAGAGCTTCCAAGGGGGCTCGAAAAATTATTGGGGCCCTTCCCCGCTTTTTCATGCGTATTATTTGTCGAAATACAGACCATAGAAACtactttttacaaattccTACCTCCTCATCGCGGTCGCATCGACGCGCAACTGCTAAAATTACAGCTTTCCACAAAAATAATGCGTCCGTGTATGTAGTGCTATGTAGTGCGCGAGTTCGAATATTTCCCCGTGTGATAAAGTGAAAACTAATAGCGTGGTACCAGAGAAGGCCCCCGTGCCTCGACTGTTGTCGCGTTGTTCATATGCCCAGGCGCATACGCACATGTGCCTTTCTGCACAGagtgatatatatatatgtgcatgtatgtgcatatgtgcgtTTCTGAAATGACTCtaatgtatttatatgatCACACGATCGCGACGTGCACGATGAAAGCCCCCCATGGAGACGCCCACAACTGCGTAGCGCACAAAATTAAGCAGCCTCTTCACTATGCTTAAAATGCATTAAATAGTTGTGCTCCTCTGCGTGTCTTCTTAAGCTTaagtaaaaacaaataaagtGATGAGATTTGCAGTTCTCAACAAGGGGGGTGActgtatacataaaatatattctttttctccGAACTGTagattttttcccacttgaagaaaattatggCATATTTTAATTTGGCCTGATGGCCATTTCCTATACATAGATGTAActattttttactctttttttaaaaatgttcgcGACGCGCAgggttatatatataccttcCCCTGTCCGTAAATCACCATGCGGTTGTTTGTGAGCTCATGCATTAAGGTTTTTTCTCCCGATATAAATTATTGCACATATTGGCGTATTGTCCATTTACGTTTTTCACCTCTCCAATGCGCTAACAACTGCAATGGAGCAACAAATAGCTGCTTCGTCGTTTTGGGCACGTACACTGGATAGCTTTCCCCCCttggcacaaaaatgggctCTACGTTCTGTTACAAATACACCTATTAAAGGTCTCCTCATAGCaatttatgtgtatacatatacacgtaTAGCTTATGTAACATTTTATCGGTCAAACTGCTATATATAACGGTGTGATTTCAACCACCCCCTCAAATGGCAATTCCAACCGTATTGTAATATATATCTTTTTGATACAAATTgttcaaaaatgtgaatatgtCAGGGGGAAACACAAAACCTCGATATTATGTCCACTTTagttgtgtattttttctacGCAGTACATAAGACTGTTTCGTTATTTTGGTTTCCTCTGGTTGATAAGAAGAAAAGCGTTTTCACTC
This genomic stretch from Plasmodium cynomolgi strain B DNA, chromosome 14, whole genome shotgun sequence harbors:
- a CDS encoding bromodomain protein (putative); the protein is MNTNNDEMSNVSNDNNIVSSNIDSINHISNNLGHIGSADNINNAIISENHFNSANNLVDSENENHNDHIGLKNVHIANKNMNNYSSLSNENTIDDNGNDMNFLNDDDNDNCNESNENNHSGNMGVTIEGTNDSGNNDSLNNDKAQANGIHNNVVDEQNGGTNASKNGHIGNDIASNGMNNTGIILTTEDAQLNSDKKSAPNGNYKNAFFKNVDDVRSFERGILYLTDEEFNYISNTVNLLGFRFFEIPSEKTKSEKRNTYSAISKRHLNEIKNLRCSLSNNIYDAGKRKSKKSFDRYYSKDETSSTTTKDNNDTQREITRRRGAAYNNYEDDNKSSLNDDDNKYGNISNNHVTNGTAALGSSAYRGGGAYSNKVGSSSGSAVNTKMSENDKIAQGRNNSMVKKGSISKGEMDSGSVNKSAYGAFPSVGKGKSSKSVGSSSSKNNAAMQHSNYKHGATGAAATVAGGKEALKKRQRSSNSSILEDDTVDEYEQHKRTYKKRTYKSGNPWKNWCFKILHKLKKKEICCWFLKPVNPELDGIPNYFNVIKNPMDFETIENKLLTNKYNNPFEWQQDVKNCVWNDAYKLAKEFDKLVKQHTEMKNILNECTKGSNSVYLDMNKYNEILAEKYEYDENLNHSSSSSCYTGSSSEEISSDEYHSNKRYNRNNSASNAYTARKKNMMGMPGGVGAGNHAAYHNMDPSNHMYGAPNRKGSAAAGDNRFNKMNKQMSSMSSKNARDKFVNNKKDNCYGVGNNNSRSGNIHMNSNNNSIEFEPPSMGTIPEPPGIQKIGANDKGLNNYQVNLLFKNLRRLAPNQRRAALEIIQDDLGILAENHMFDRFFTFDTDLLSIEKQKRIFLYINHMGRINLEQYKASLIPSDQIGACTIPKGKMPMKNINNKNYLNSTNSLGNNNNNSNNLHFDKRRTNRYLSSSSNSSDSSTSNSSDSSTYSTSSEDSESEEDSDSDMDSDSYDKKKVKRQLSSNERKKEVVTNKYFDNNRRKSLPQYKPIDENKKNLQLRDDVMGIQADFLASMDGSKNGKKDPKTSGSAWPEWKGQVIQQALLTQHQSSVPLNKKELIAEGYDAKI